One Fusobacterium russii ATCC 25533 genomic region harbors:
- a CDS encoding polysaccharide deacetylase family protein, giving the protein MNILMALSQLEVTGAEVYATTISDELITRGNKVLIISDTLSTKTKAEYIKLEFNKRSLKNRIEHIKKIYRIIKERDIHIVHAHSRASSWSCQVACKLAGIPLITTTHGRQPIHLSRKIIKGFGEHTIAVCENIKKHIIQDIGYKEKNISVLRNPISFIEKNKEEIKREKPVISIIGRLSGPKGDVAYDLLNCFKEKKIFDKFDVKMIGGKNLPERFIPFKDKVDFLGYVPDIQEKILYSDIVIGAGRVAIESILNKTAVIAVGETEYLGLIKNDNLKEGLASNFGDIGNFKYPEIDKDKILNDIEAALNISANEKNELQERVYSEVNLESIVDKVEKRYFSLYVNKKKWEVPVLMYHRVINSKDNEGVHGTYIYQDIFRKHLQYLKKNNYEVITFKDLKKISWRNRFNSNKKYIIITFDDGYVDNYELAFPILKEFNFKATIFLMAESTYNEWDVRSSNEKIFPLMTKDMILEMQNYGIEFGAHTFNHPKLNKISNEDIEYQVVDCKKVLEEKISSDIITFAYPYGLLNDYAKKMARKAAYDFAVATDSGTVCLSDDLFQIRRIAIFPNTNLRSFKRKVKGNYNFIKIKREEKK; this is encoded by the coding sequence ATGAATATATTAATGGCTTTATCTCAATTAGAAGTTACAGGTGCAGAAGTTTATGCAACTACTATTTCTGATGAATTAATAACAAGAGGGAATAAGGTATTAATAATTTCAGATACACTTTCCACAAAAACAAAGGCAGAGTATATAAAACTTGAATTTAATAAAAGAAGTTTAAAAAATAGAATAGAACATATTAAAAAAATATATAGAATTATAAAAGAAAGAGATATTCATATAGTTCATGCACATTCAAGGGCATCTTCTTGGAGTTGTCAAGTGGCATGTAAGCTAGCCGGAATACCATTAATAACTACAACACATGGTAGACAGCCAATACATTTAAGTAGAAAAATAATAAAAGGTTTCGGGGAACACACAATAGCAGTATGTGAAAATATAAAAAAACATATAATTCAAGATATAGGCTACAAAGAGAAGAATATTTCAGTGCTTAGAAATCCTATAAGCTTTATTGAAAAAAACAAAGAAGAAATAAAGAGAGAAAAGCCAGTAATATCAATTATAGGAAGATTATCAGGTCCTAAGGGTGATGTTGCCTATGACTTATTAAATTGCTTTAAAGAGAAGAAAATATTTGATAAATTTGATGTTAAAATGATAGGTGGTAAAAATTTACCTGAAAGATTTATTCCTTTTAAAGATAAAGTTGATTTTTTAGGTTATGTACCAGATATTCAAGAAAAAATACTGTATTCAGATATAGTTATTGGGGCTGGAAGAGTTGCTATAGAGAGTATACTAAATAAAACTGCAGTTATAGCAGTAGGAGAAACAGAATATTTAGGTCTTATTAAAAACGATAATTTAAAAGAAGGATTGGCATCTAATTTTGGTGATATAGGTAATTTTAAATATCCTGAGATAGATAAAGATAAAATTTTAAATGATATTGAAGCAGCTTTAAATATTTCAGCAAATGAAAAAAATGAATTACAAGAAAGAGTATATTCCGAAGTAAATCTTGAAAGTATAGTGGACAAAGTTGAAAAAAGATATTTTTCTTTATATGTGAATAAAAAAAAGTGGGAAGTACCTGTTTTGATGTATCATAGGGTAATCAACTCCAAGGATAACGAAGGAGTACACGGGACATACATCTATCAAGATATATTTAGGAAACATTTGCAATATTTAAAGAAAAATAATTATGAAGTTATAACTTTTAAAGACTTAAAAAAGATTTCTTGGAGAAATAGATTTAATTCAAATAAAAAATATATAATAATAACTTTCGATGACGGTTATGTGGATAACTATGAATTAGCTTTTCCTATTTTAAAAGAATTTAACTTTAAGGCTACTATATTTTTAATGGCAGAGTCTACCTATAACGAATGGGATGTAAGATCAAGCAATGAAAAAATTTTTCCTTTGATGACTAAGGATATGATTTTAGAAATGCAGAATTATGGCATTGAATTTGGAGCACATACTTTTAATCATCCCAAATTAAATAAAATAAGTAATGAAGATATAGAGTACCAAGTTGTGGACTGTAAAAAAGTGTTGGAAGAAAAAATATCTTCTGATATTATAACTTTTGCTTATCCATATGGTTTGCTAAATGATTATGCAAAAAAAATGGCTAGAAAAGCAGCTTATGATTTCGCTGTTGCAACTGATTCAGGTACAGTATGCCTATCAGATGACTTATTTCAAATAAGAAGAATAGCAATTTTTCCAAATACAAATCTTAGAAGTTTTAAAAGAAAGGTAAAAGGGAATTATAATTTTATAAAAATAAAAAGAGAGGAGAAAAAATGA
- a CDS encoding MipA/OmpV family protein, translated as MKKKYILTALLLVSSFAFSNSISVGGVVGKQSGLYRGSEDTLILPYVKVNYANFYIDGTQIGYKFLNTDVLDLSVYSNLQDGHSIKASNMDYGYRSINERKKQITGGLKLEAPLNIVGETINLRTSIEAGRRGAHGKLELSKLIKATDNFIIIPNINSRYFEKDYTRYYFGISDNELAEAIKEKYRPDNAYTLGAGIYSEYFFNRAFSMFAYASLDKYSKEVRRSPIIKNDIVTNVGVGLKFSF; from the coding sequence ATGAAGAAAAAATATATTTTAACAGCATTACTTTTAGTTTCAAGTTTTGCTTTTTCTAATTCTATTTCAGTAGGTGGAGTTGTTGGTAAACAAAGTGGTTTATATAGAGGAAGTGAAGATACATTAATTTTACCATATGTAAAAGTCAATTATGCTAATTTTTATATTGATGGAACTCAAATTGGCTATAAATTTTTAAATACAGATGTTTTGGATTTATCAGTTTATAGTAATTTACAAGATGGTCACTCTATAAAAGCATCTAATATGGATTACGGTTATAGAAGTATCAATGAAAGAAAAAAACAAATTACAGGAGGATTAAAATTAGAAGCTCCATTGAATATAGTTGGAGAAACTATAAATTTGAGAACATCTATTGAAGCAGGAAGGAGAGGTGCACATGGAAAACTGGAATTATCAAAGCTAATAAAAGCTACAGATAATTTTATAATAATTCCTAACATTAATAGCAGATACTTTGAAAAAGATTATACTAGGTATTATTTCGGTATTTCAGATAATGAGCTAGCTGAAGCTATAAAAGAAAAGTATAGACCAGATAATGCCTATACTTTAGGAGCAGGAATTTACAGTGAATATTTCTTTAATAGAGCATTTTCTATGTTTGCATATGCAAGTCTTGATAAATATTCTAAAGAAGTTAGAAGATCACCTATAATAAAAAACGACATTGTCACAAATGTGGGAGTAGGTCTAAAGTTTTCTTTTTAA